A part of Anolis sagrei isolate rAnoSag1 chromosome 3, rAnoSag1.mat, whole genome shotgun sequence genomic DNA contains:
- the LOC132771837 gene encoding beta-1,3-galactosyltransferase 5-like isoform X1: MSIDLIFSLLSLAFLGWREFAVCHFRLWHLVSGSFSQIHDSSPVITQLKNPGSLSRRFRNPTHTSLQLPFCSVVKFFGTTLLPSFSTSVDDLTSEASSLFPYCCLFMRVKVFCHKMAPKRLKKMLFFTMALVSIVFCFLIKLSSDGICIFCQRKSEVPSFKRDTGNFLQLPLTDCSRNPPFLVILATSSHAQSKARMAIRETWGKEKLIDNKRIVTYFLLGTTLNHDDQHAVTAESLKYGDIIQKDFTDTYYNLTRKTMMGIEWVHKFCPQSSFVMKTDSDVFVNTYYLTELLLKKNRNTRFFTGFLKLNERPIRETISKWYVSKEEYPANTYPPFCSGTGYVFSSDVASQVYNISENVLFVKLEDVFIGLCLAELNIELEELDSKQTFFPERLTFSPCSFKKIVTSHFVKPHELLIYWNALERSMDEKCPSSDYHRPSPPHRSKHSTQNMRKNRKV; encoded by the exons ATGAGCATTGATTTGATTTTTAGTTTGCTCAGTCTTGCTTTCTTGGGATGGAGAGAGTTTGCAGTGTGCCACTTCCGACTTTGGCATTTAGTCTCTGGGTCATTCTCACAAATTCACGATTCATCACCTGTGATCACACAATTGAAGAATCCTGGCTCCCTCTCAAGACGGTTCAGAAATCCAACACACACATCCCTCCAATTGCCGTTCTGCTCAGTTGTGAAATTTTTTGGAACCACCCTGTTGCCATCATTCTCAACATCAGTTGATGATCTGACATCAGAAGCATCCTCACTCTTTCCATATTGTTGTCTGTTTATGAGAGTGAAGGTCTTCTGCCACAAG ATGGCTCCCAAAAGACTTAAGAAGATGCTCTTTTTCACAATGGCTTTGGTCTccattgttttctgttttcttatCAAACTGAGTTCTGATGGCATTTGCATATTCTGTCAGAGAAAAAGTGAGGTTCCTTCCTTTAAGAGAGACACTGGAAATTTCCTTCAGCTGCCTCTTACAGATTGTAGTAGGAACCCCCCATTCCTGGTGATACTTGCAACTTCATCTCATGCGCAATCCAAAGCTCGGATGGCCATTCGTGAGACATGGGGCAAAGAAAAACTGATAGACAACAAACGTATTGTGACCTATTTTCTTCTGGGAACTACTTTGAATCACGATGACCAACATGCTGTTACAGCTGAGAGCCTAAAATATGGAGATATTATCCAGAAGGATTTTACAGATACCTACTACAACCTAACACGAAAGACCATGATGGGTATTGAATGGGTTCATAAATTCTGTCCACAGTCCAGCTTTGTGATGAAAACAGACTCTGATGTATTTGTGAATACTTACTATCTGACAGAACTCCTGctaaagaaaaacagaaatactAGATTCTTTACTGGCTTTTTAAAATTGAATGAGCGTCCAATACGGGAAACAATCAGCAAGTGGTATGTGAGTAAAGAAGAATATCCAGCAAACACATATCCTCCTTTTTGTTCAGGGACAGGTTATGTTTTCTCATCAGATGTTGCCAGTCAGGTGTATAACATTTCTGAAAATGTCCTTTTTGTTAAATTGGAGGATGTTTTCATTGGACTGTGCCTTGCTGAACTCAATATCGAACTTGAAGAACTTGACTCAAAGCAAACATTCTTCCCAGAAAGGCTCACCTTTTCACCCTGCTCCTTTAAGAAAATTGTGACAAGCCATTTTGTAAAACCTCATGAGTTGCTCATCTATTGGAATGCATTAGAGAGATCAATGGATGAAAAGTGTCCAAGTAGTGATTATCATAGACCATCACCACCACACCGGTCTAAACACAGTACTCAAAATATGCGGAAAAACAGAAAAGTTTGA
- the LOC132771837 gene encoding beta-1,3-galactosyltransferase 5-like isoform X2, whose product MAPKRLKKMLFFTMALVSIVFCFLIKLSSDGICIFCQRKSEVPSFKRDTGNFLQLPLTDCSRNPPFLVILATSSHAQSKARMAIRETWGKEKLIDNKRIVTYFLLGTTLNHDDQHAVTAESLKYGDIIQKDFTDTYYNLTRKTMMGIEWVHKFCPQSSFVMKTDSDVFVNTYYLTELLLKKNRNTRFFTGFLKLNERPIRETISKWYVSKEEYPANTYPPFCSGTGYVFSSDVASQVYNISENVLFVKLEDVFIGLCLAELNIELEELDSKQTFFPERLTFSPCSFKKIVTSHFVKPHELLIYWNALERSMDEKCPSSDYHRPSPPHRSKHSTQNMRKNRKV is encoded by the coding sequence ATGGCTCCCAAAAGACTTAAGAAGATGCTCTTTTTCACAATGGCTTTGGTCTccattgttttctgttttcttatCAAACTGAGTTCTGATGGCATTTGCATATTCTGTCAGAGAAAAAGTGAGGTTCCTTCCTTTAAGAGAGACACTGGAAATTTCCTTCAGCTGCCTCTTACAGATTGTAGTAGGAACCCCCCATTCCTGGTGATACTTGCAACTTCATCTCATGCGCAATCCAAAGCTCGGATGGCCATTCGTGAGACATGGGGCAAAGAAAAACTGATAGACAACAAACGTATTGTGACCTATTTTCTTCTGGGAACTACTTTGAATCACGATGACCAACATGCTGTTACAGCTGAGAGCCTAAAATATGGAGATATTATCCAGAAGGATTTTACAGATACCTACTACAACCTAACACGAAAGACCATGATGGGTATTGAATGGGTTCATAAATTCTGTCCACAGTCCAGCTTTGTGATGAAAACAGACTCTGATGTATTTGTGAATACTTACTATCTGACAGAACTCCTGctaaagaaaaacagaaatactAGATTCTTTACTGGCTTTTTAAAATTGAATGAGCGTCCAATACGGGAAACAATCAGCAAGTGGTATGTGAGTAAAGAAGAATATCCAGCAAACACATATCCTCCTTTTTGTTCAGGGACAGGTTATGTTTTCTCATCAGATGTTGCCAGTCAGGTGTATAACATTTCTGAAAATGTCCTTTTTGTTAAATTGGAGGATGTTTTCATTGGACTGTGCCTTGCTGAACTCAATATCGAACTTGAAGAACTTGACTCAAAGCAAACATTCTTCCCAGAAAGGCTCACCTTTTCACCCTGCTCCTTTAAGAAAATTGTGACAAGCCATTTTGTAAAACCTCATGAGTTGCTCATCTATTGGAATGCATTAGAGAGATCAATGGATGAAAAGTGTCCAAGTAGTGATTATCATAGACCATCACCACCACACCGGTCTAAACACAGTACTCAAAATATGCGGAAAAACAGAAAAGTTTGA